From a single Helicoverpa armigera isolate CAAS_96S chromosome 7, ASM3070526v1, whole genome shotgun sequence genomic region:
- the LOC135117058 gene encoding thymosin beta-like isoform X3, translating to MACSVDAPSLKDLPKVATDLKSQLEGFNQSCLRDVDTNEKIVLPSAEDVAREKQHNALLQGVEQFQTSSLRKTETVEKIVLPNALDVATEKTQKSLFDGIEKFDATRLKHTETQEKNPLPDKDAIEAEKEKNKFLNGIENFDPTKLKHTETCEKNPLPTKDVIEQEKTA from the exons ATGGCGTGCTCAGTAGATGCCCCCTCCCTCAAGGACCTGCCCAAGGTAGCCACCGACCTCAAAAGCCAGCTGGAGGGCTTCAACCAGAGCTGTCTCCGTGACGTGGACACCAACGAGAAGATCGTGCTTCCATCTGCAGAAG ACGTAGCGCGAGAAAAGCAACACAACGCGCTACTTCAAGGCGTTGAACAATTTCAGACATCCTCACTCAGAAAAACGGAGACGGTGGAAAAAATCGTGCTACCGAATGCACTAG ATGTTGCCACTGAAAAAACTCAGAAGTCCCTGTTCGATGGCATTGAAAAGTTCGATGCTACCAGGTTGAAGCACACAGAAACACAGGAAAAGAACCCACTTCCTGACAAAGAtg CTATCGAGGCCGAGAAGGAGAAGAACAAGTTCTTGAACGGCATCGAGAACTTCGACCCTACCAAGTTGAAGCACACTGAGACTTGCGAGAAGAACCCTCTGCCTACCAAGGACGTCATCGAGCAGGAGAAGACTGCCTGA
- the LOC135117058 gene encoding thymosin beta-like isoform X1, translating to MACSVDAPSLKDLPKVATDLKSQLEGFNQSCLRDVDTNEKIVLPSAEDVAREKQHNALLQGVEQFQTSSLRKTETVEKIVLPNALDVATEKTQKSLFDGIEKFDATRLKHTETQEKNPLPDKDVVAAEKQHQNLLEGVEHFDKSQMKHTTTEEKNPLPPIEAIEAEKEKNKFLNGIENFDPTKLKHTETCEKNPLPTKDVIEQEKTA from the exons ATGGCGTGCTCAGTAGATGCCCCCTCCCTCAAGGACCTGCCCAAGGTAGCCACCGACCTCAAAAGCCAGCTGGAGGGCTTCAACCAGAGCTGTCTCCGTGACGTGGACACCAACGAGAAGATCGTGCTTCCATCTGCAGAAG ACGTAGCGCGAGAAAAGCAACACAACGCGCTACTTCAAGGCGTTGAACAATTTCAGACATCCTCACTCAGAAAAACGGAGACGGTGGAAAAAATCGTGCTACCGAATGCACTAG ATGTTGCCACTGAAAAAACTCAGAAGTCCCTGTTCGATGGCATTGAAAAGTTCGATGCTACCAGGTTGAAGCACACAGAAACACAGGAAAAGAACCCACTTCCTGACAAAGAtg TTGTTGCCGCGGAGAAACAGCATCAGAACCTTTTGGAGGGCGTTGAGCACTTTGACAAGAGTCAGATGAAGCACACGACGACGGAAGAAAAGAACCCATTACCGCCTATTGAAG CTATCGAGGCCGAGAAGGAGAAGAACAAGTTCTTGAACGGCATCGAGAACTTCGACCCTACCAAGTTGAAGCACACTGAGACTTGCGAGAAGAACCCTCTGCCTACCAAGGACGTCATCGAGCAGGAGAAGACTGCCTGA
- the LOC135117058 gene encoding thymosin beta-like isoform X2 — translation MACSVDAPSLKDLPKVATDLKSQLEGFNQSCLRDVDTNEKIVLPSAEDVATEKTQKSLFDGIEKFDATRLKHTETQEKNPLPDKDVVAAEKQHQNLLEGVEHFDKSQMKHTTTEEKNPLPPIEAIEAEKEKNKFLNGIENFDPTKLKHTETCEKNPLPTKDVIEQEKTA, via the exons ATGGCGTGCTCAGTAGATGCCCCCTCCCTCAAGGACCTGCCCAAGGTAGCCACCGACCTCAAAAGCCAGCTGGAGGGCTTCAACCAGAGCTGTCTCCGTGACGTGGACACCAACGAGAAGATCGTGCTTCCATCTGCAGAAG ATGTTGCCACTGAAAAAACTCAGAAGTCCCTGTTCGATGGCATTGAAAAGTTCGATGCTACCAGGTTGAAGCACACAGAAACACAGGAAAAGAACCCACTTCCTGACAAAGAtg TTGTTGCCGCGGAGAAACAGCATCAGAACCTTTTGGAGGGCGTTGAGCACTTTGACAAGAGTCAGATGAAGCACACGACGACGGAAGAAAAGAACCCATTACCGCCTATTGAAG CTATCGAGGCCGAGAAGGAGAAGAACAAGTTCTTGAACGGCATCGAGAACTTCGACCCTACCAAGTTGAAGCACACTGAGACTTGCGAGAAGAACCCTCTGCCTACCAAGGACGTCATCGAGCAGGAGAAGACTGCCTGA